One genomic region from Candidatus Cloacimonadota bacterium encodes:
- the dnaN gene encoding DNA polymerase III subunit beta: MRLAIEQKELVHHIQHLVGIISAKTTSPILTNYLIEANADKGEVKITASDLELTVDVRFNAAVSEGGTIAVSAKHFNEIIQQMPPTVIDLWKTEDLLMIQCAKIDFNILCADHTLFPILPEPKLENATIVNAETFNRMISKTSFAVSTDVNRAVLTGVCWKIMEKTNLMAATDGRKVAEIIVPNTAREKQEKAEGEESVFQYAPSEQLLEKVIPVKTLNFLQKVFDSSIKEMKVLMERNKIIFSYGAFTIVSNILEHKYPEYQKAFMADLPNQIVVEKKKLQESIRRVALVAPEDNNRIRFEIDSERFEINTSDRDTGDAKEFVEDFKFTGSETSISFNFRYMLSILDAIDTDMVCIKLGGSREPMMVYNEPLHENQKITFLLMPLRS; the protein is encoded by the coding sequence ATGAGATTAGCGATAGAGCAGAAAGAACTTGTCCACCACATCCAACACTTGGTGGGAATCATTTCCGCCAAGACCACCTCTCCCATTTTGACCAACTACCTGATCGAAGCAAATGCCGACAAAGGCGAGGTGAAAATCACTGCCTCCGATCTGGAACTAACCGTGGACGTGCGTTTTAACGCGGCCGTTAGCGAAGGCGGCACCATCGCCGTTTCTGCCAAGCACTTCAACGAAATCATCCAGCAGATGCCACCCACGGTTATCGACCTCTGGAAAACCGAAGACCTGCTGATGATCCAGTGCGCCAAGATCGATTTCAACATCCTCTGTGCCGACCACACCCTGTTTCCGATCCTGCCGGAACCCAAGCTTGAAAACGCCACCATCGTGAATGCCGAGACCTTCAATCGCATGATCAGCAAAACCTCCTTCGCCGTTTCCACCGATGTGAACCGCGCGGTGCTCACAGGTGTTTGCTGGAAGATTATGGAAAAGACGAACCTGATGGCCGCCACGGACGGACGCAAAGTCGCGGAGATCATTGTCCCGAACACTGCCCGGGAGAAGCAGGAAAAAGCCGAGGGCGAAGAATCTGTCTTCCAATACGCGCCTTCTGAGCAGCTGCTGGAGAAGGTGATTCCGGTGAAAACCCTGAACTTCCTGCAAAAGGTTTTCGACTCTTCCATCAAGGAAATGAAGGTGCTGATGGAACGCAACAAAATAATCTTCTCCTATGGCGCTTTCACCATCGTTTCCAATATCCTGGAGCATAAATACCCTGAGTATCAGAAAGCCTTCATGGCCGATTTGCCAAACCAGATTGTGGTGGAAAAGAAGAAACTGCAGGAATCCATCCGCCGCGTGGCTCTGGTGGCGCCGGAAGACAACAACCGCATTCGCTTTGAGATCGATTCCGAACGCTTCGAAATCAACACCAGCGACCGCGATACCGGCGACGCCAAGGAATTTGTGGAAGACTTCAAATTCACCGGCTCCGAGACCTCCATCTCCTTCAATTTCCGCTATATGCTGTCGATTCTGGATGCAATCGACACGGACATGGTCTGCATCAAGCTGGGCGGCTCCAGGGAACCGATGATGGTTTACAACGAACCGCTGCACGAAAATCAGAAGATCACTTTCCTCTTGATGCCGCTGCGGTCGTAG